The following proteins are co-located in the Stegostoma tigrinum isolate sSteTig4 chromosome 39, sSteTig4.hap1, whole genome shotgun sequence genome:
- the LOC125447741 gene encoding N-acetyllactosaminide beta-1,3-N-acetylglucosaminyltransferase 2-like, with product MAHSKLRLAVMALLGLCVLHVLLSWHSKDLIQAPVQRVYIYNYSLNVTNVSYPSLATNERKISLINISSSFRRFIPEKNSFWNHRQHQMFQLLDHLWLNGTSSYSPSSNCMEAGMGPAVLEAYSFSESHGDFVRYMNCKDYLQRINQPDKCDSSTFLLLVIKSIAANFERRQAIRETWGKEGTVEGVQVRTIFLLGSVSNMGDGPDLWRLLELENRLYGDLLQWEFKDTLFNLTLKDYLFLKWATVHCPHVRYIFKGDDDVFVNTPVMVAYLKSLGNKTTQIYVGQTIMNATPLRDKKSKYSIPKSFYDGAYPAYAGGGGFLYSGNLVRSLYIISHYIPFFPIDDVFTGMCFMALEVSSLHHPGFQTFDIEPKERNNPCAHTKLILVHQRSPRQTTLLWRALHSPDLKC from the coding sequence ATGGCACACTCCAAGCTACGCCTAGCAGTGATGGCTCTGTTAGGTCTTTGTGTGCTCCATGTTCTTCTGAGTTGGCATTCTAAAGACCTGATACAAGCTCCTGTGCAGAGAGTATACATCTACAATTATAGCCTGAATGTTACAAACGTCTCCTATCCCAGCCTGGCCACTAATGAACGCAAGATCTCTCTAATCAACATTTCTTCCAGTTTCAGGAGATTTATCCCTGAGAAGAACAGTTTCTGGAACCACAGGCAGCACCAGATGTTCCAGCTGCTCGACCACCTGTGGCTCAATGGCACCTCCTCCTACAGCCCCTCGTCAAACTGCATGGAGGCCGGGATGGGGCCTGCGGTGCTCGAGGCCTACTCCTTCTCTGAGTCCCATGGAGACTTTGTGCGCTACATGAACTGCAAGGACTACCTCCAGCGAATCAACCAACCAGACAAGTGCGATAGTAGCACCTTCTTGCTCCTCGTGATCAAGTCCATAGCCGCGAACTTTGAGAGAAGGCAGGCCATCCGCGAGACCTGGGGTAAAGAGGGCACCGTGGAGGGTGTCCAGGTCCGTACCATCTTCCTCCTGGGCTCGGTGTCCAACATGGGTGATGGCCCTGACCTCTGGAGGCTGCTGGAATTGGAGAACAGGCTGTACGGGGATCTTCTCCAGTGGGAGTTCAAAGACACCCTGTTTAACCTCACCTTGAAAGACTACCTGTTCCTCAAGTGGGCCACAGTCCACTGCCCGCATGTCCGGTACATCTTCAAGGGGGATGATGATGTCTTTGTTAACACACCCGTCATGGTAGCGTATTTGAAGTCGTTGGGCAACAAGACCACACAGATCTATGTTGGACAGACCATCATGAACGCCACGCCACTCCGAGACAAGAAAAGCAAGTACAGCATTCCCAAATCCTTCTACGATGGGGCCTACCCAGCTTacgctgggggtggggggttccTGTACTCGGGGAATCTGGTCAGATCACTCTACATCATCTCTCACTATATCCCATTCTTCCCCATCGAtgatgttttcactggaatgtgcTTCATGGCACTCGAGGTCAGCTCACTGCATCACCCGGGCTTCCAGACATTCGACATTGAGCCCAAGGAACGAAACAATCCCTGCGCCCACACCAAACTGATCCTCGTCCATCAGCGCAGCCCCAGGCAAACAACCCTACTCTGGAGAGCTCTGCACAGCCCAGACCTCAAGTGCTAG